GtgatttatatatcaatattttttgaatatatgtgtttataagtattcaaaattgatgacattatagtaagttttaaaaaactattcttcatagcataaaaaaatgaaaaaataattatgataaaagattCTTAAGCATGAAAATTTCTTCTTAATGAactaatatatactttttagaaaataataagatcattattttagtaaaatgagtttgatgaattaattaagtctattctttaaaaaaaaaaaacttcaatgacATGACATGCCAACCAGGAGAGAGTGAACTTTTGAAGTGTTAAGTATATTTGGAGGGAAATCATGATAGTTGAGTGATATTTTGGtcctaaatgaaacataaatgatataTCAAGGCAATTCCCTAAACTTGGGTGACAATTTGGGGAAATGACTCTAAAATAATGTAAAGCTTCCTATTTTTTACCTATGTAAACCCTACTAATTTTTTCTTCACTAATTTAATCGAAATATCAGTAGATATAGAAGCCAAATGAAAATAGAGGTAGGAGTATGGGGTTTGGTGGATAGTGGGGTTGGGGCAGGTGTGTTTTTTGGAGAATAAGGAAGaatgaaatattatttatgaaacttttatatatatataattcaatttcaccataattaaaaaaattgttctggCAGAGAAAACGTTTTCTTCCATCCTAAACATattattaagtattatttttaatattttccatttGCTCAAACGTTTCAAACTAGCCAAATATTTTCCATTTGCTCACACTACTAATTTGTATTTTATCAAAGACAAATTTGACCGGTGTTTTTGGTTATTAATCGTTGATCGAACCCCCTTTTGGTTGGATGATATGAAGTTAGTTCGGTTTTGATTATTTCATAAAGAAATTATAAAGAATTTTCAACGAACGTTTTATTATTTAGAGCAAACCGATGAAACTTTCGAAGCTCCCAGTTGCAATTAATTCATTAGAAATTAGCTTATCATTAAAAATAGTCATTCTATAATAAAACTATTGCATCACTTTATCGACTATGGTAAGGGAACTTTGTccaagaatttaaaaaaagNNcttttttagttgtccctatttagttgtccattttgacaaatcaagaaaggacaacaaattttttcctattatacccttatttacacttcttgaaaattgtaaaagtatatgttgtttccctccaatttatttcactttaattcaaataagtgattgtaattttgaagtgaaaagttgtcataagggtaaaattgtaacttcactgtgctaatcattgttgtcttaatctgtgtgccatttctaaagtggacaactaaaaagggacggagggagtatatgttCAATCTGAGATGTTGGTCATCCAAAAGGCTACAGCGAAGATTACTCTTcacttcattttttctttttgattattttgtatCAACATTTTGCGACATGTTTCTGGGAATGCTAATGTATGGCAGTTTCTTTTTTGACCAATTACAGAGGAATacttaattttaacaaaatggACCTTAAATACTTACTCCTAAACCAACCAAGCCATAATCAAAGGAAGCACCCTAGTACAAACAactaaatcatcattaaaattcacaaaaacaagaaaattaatacataaaacAAGAATTAAAAGTCTCAAACACACTTCTCAGTTCCCAATAATCTAGTACTACTAGCTAGCTAGCTTCTTGCTTTTCTCACTTCCCAACCATGTAGTACAATAGTCTCACAATGACCACTCAATATCTCACACAGTTTTGCAGGGCAAATTTTTTGAAGGTTCAAAAGCAAAAGGTCCCACATTAAAGAGCTTTACTTCAGGCTCTGCTGGCTTTGATAATGTCATGGGAGATGGAGGTGCAGGGATCAACATGGCTCCACTTTGCCCATTGTGGAAATTTGTTGGAACACTGCATTCTGCTTTTGGTGATTTTGCTAAGAACACCTTGCACTTGTGGTAACCTGCTGTTGTCAACCATTTTGGTTGAATAAAGAAGAACCCATTCTTGTCTGTTGTGCCTAGACTTGTTAAGTGGTACTTTGTGTTGTTACATGCCAGCTTCACTACCGCTCCTGTAACACAAATTAAcatagtcaaaaaaaaaaaaaaagttacaccATAATACATTATGGTAAATTTATAACAatgttttgaaatattacaagTAATCAATATGTTAAAAGATCACAATATTTTAAGGACATTGTGATATGttacacaattttaaaaatattttttaagtatgTATTTATCGAACTAAGACAAGTATTTTTGGAGTAATAAACATTCGTAAAAAGAGGTGACCTTGGATAGGAGAAGCTCCCAAGAGGGTGTCAACCCCTCTATACTTGCAAGCTTTGCAGTAAACAACTCCTCTCACACCTACAAACTTTCTGGCCGGAAGAGGAGACGGTGGTTTAACCGGTGGATGAGTTGGTGGTTTACTAGGAGAATGTGCAGGTGGTTTGACTGGCGGAGAAGGTGATTTGCTAGGTGAATGTGCTGGTGGAGATGATGGTTTACTTGGAGAATGTGGTGGTGGAGTTGGTGGTAGAGATGAGTGGGAGGGAGGAGAAGCAGGGGGTTGGGAGTGGTGTttatggtggtggtggtggccACCTTTATGAGGCTTAGGGGCTTCAACAGGTGGGGAGCTAACAGAAGAATGAGGAGCTAATTCTGAAGCCACAATGCCAGCATCATTTTGGCCAAGAACAGTGAAGGAAGTAATAAGTAAAAAAGCAAGAATAAACCCAACGGACTTTGTTGGAacaaaatccattttttttttgacaaatggTGTCTGTGAATTGAACTCTGAGTAGGTGTGTAAGGGAAAATGGATGAATTTATAAGGGGTTGAAACAATACTCTAGGtttcaattaatttgatt
The Solanum stenotomum isolate F172 chromosome 12, ASM1918654v1, whole genome shotgun sequence DNA segment above includes these coding regions:
- the LOC125846636 gene encoding pistil-specific extensin-like protein is translated as MDFVPTKSVGFILAFLLITSFTVLGQNDAGIVASELAPHSSVSSPPVEAPKPHKGGHHHHHKHHSQPPASPPSHSSLPPTPPPHSPSKPSSPPAHSPSKSPSPPVKPPAHSPSKPPTHPPVKPPSPLPARKFVGVRGVVYCKACKYRGVDTLLGASPIQGAVVKLACNNTKYHLTSLGTTDKNGFFFIQPKWLTTAGYHKCKVFLAKSPKAECSVPTNFHNGQSGAMLIPAPPSPMTLSKPAEPEVKLFNVGPFAFEPSKNLPCKTV